The following nucleotide sequence is from Lytechinus variegatus isolate NC3 chromosome 12, Lvar_3.0, whole genome shotgun sequence.
GAATAGATTTGCGCCACTTTGAGagtgtaaaattgaaaaaatgttgataagacaaaatatttttgatatcgGATTATcgcattacttttttttagtaaaatgcgtttcctcttcatgaattcccAGAAAGTGCAATTGAAATGTCGCCTTTTTATGTCAAAGTATCAAATactttcagctcgtgcttttgaCTCATAATTTAGTAAGATACACTATTtgttcatgataacaaaaaggTGCGTTAAATATCCTGATTTTAGGTCTGAATCGCAAaaacgaaaaacaaaatatctcaGATCTCGTATTGTGCACATCTTATGTGATAAATGAGATTCATATtccaaatgatttttcaaagttttcacgTTTATTCCGTTCCATGTCCTCCTTTTTTAGTTATTTCCCGTTCAATCCTATGGCCTTATTCTGAAGACAGGTTTAACATAAACCATGTTTGAATGATGTGATAGAATTATGGGAAGCCCAAAATGTCAGAATTAAGTTTATATTGTATGCTTCTCATGTTAACTCTGCCCTTTCCTacttctttaatggtgaagacaactatCTTATTTATCCTTCCCAGACAGTTAAGAATTTTTTGAGGGACAAATGAGCTGCACGATTCCTTGTATCTGTACTGTTAAAGATTTATGTCACGATTGGCTTTCAATAGTTAAACCGCAATTTAagccagagtttaaattaaacatgTCTTCAGAATATACGCGCCTTTATCTGTTCTCATTAAGTCACCGTTACTATTTCCTTTGTCTCCTTTAGTTTTTGTTACACTTCAGCCTATAATTTTCCTGGAGTCATTGATTAGAACATTCAACACTTCTCACGCCTAGCACTTTCACTTGCTATGATTCACACCTCTTAACAGCAATAACATAGAGATGAGAGAAGAAAACCTATAGAATAACTAGATAGCTTTATTTACAAGAAAGTGATTGAATATTTTGGAAGTCGACTATTTCGAGTTTAGTTCGGAAGCGACCTCAGCCATTATTCCATTGAGAAAGGTAGTTGCAATGGATAAAGCATCGTCTGGCAGCCCAAAATCGACTTCTGGCATAGACATTTCAAGCACGACGTCACTGTTGTCGTCATCCAAGAGATCATCATCAAAGTCTGTCAGATCACTAACAGTTGTGAACGTGTCGACATCGTATTCATCATCGCTGGCGATGCTGGAAAGGCTGTCATTATCCATTTGATCCATAAACCTTAGCAGACTAGATGTAGAATCCGATAGGAACGATTCGCCATCACCTTCAATGGAGACATGAGCAGATCGATAAGAGTCATCGACGTTGTCGTCTTGGCCTTCGAATTGCTTTAAGGTGATTACCGGATGGTACAAGGTACTGTGTAAGCCGTCTTCCAAACTCCATTCGGAAGTTGTGTCGCTGTAAGCATCACTGATATTTGTAGAGTGGAACTGTGtttcaataaagaaaagaagatgTTGTAATATTAAAATCGACAGAAATGGGCCTTCAAAGTACGTTAAGGAAAAAGTACTTTAAAAGTCGGTGAGAGATCTTAAGGTAGAAAATTTGCAGAGCCATTATAGACCTATAAAGAAAAGGAAgttttcataactttctcatagTCTGGTTGTCATGCATTACAAAGAAtagaattaattttgtttcagcAGTGCATGGCTTACCATTTTGAGGGCCTCTGTCGTCAAAGCATTCTTTCGAAGGCCATCGGTATCATCCTCGGTAACTGTGTACAAAGAGagattataataattttcaaacatGAACACGTTGAATAAAGAAgcacaaatattaaaatcaaagtAGTCTAGTTTATTAGTAGTACAAGAAAAATCACGTTTCGTTTACTGAATTGAATCAAATAGTTTAGGAATTATCTTGAAATTGagtttacaatattttttttagtgtcATGTGTGTGAGGTGGGATTCTGATGAAGAATATCGCCCATACCTTGGAGGAAACAGCACAATTTTCTCAAATTCTTTCCCATACTCTTTCGAAGTCGGGAGAAATATCTTCGCACAAGTGAAGATCGTCGAGCCATTCTCTTTGAAAGATT
It contains:
- the LOC121424763 gene encoding uncharacterized protein LOC121424763; the encoded protein is MFENYYNLSLYTVTEDDTDGLRKNALTTEALKMFHSTNISDAYSDTTSEWSLEDGLHSTLYHPVITLKQFEGQDDNVDDSYRSAHVSIEGDGESFLSDSTSSLLRFMDQMDNDSLSSIASDDEYDVDTFTTVSDLTDFDDDLLDDDNSDVVLEMSMPEVDFGLPDDALSIATTFLNGIMAEVASELNSK